In Aegilops tauschii subsp. strangulata cultivar AL8/78 chromosome 3, Aet v6.0, whole genome shotgun sequence, one genomic interval encodes:
- the LOC109739979 gene encoding uncharacterized protein: MANFKITSYAGVLVENSKLDFQSLYLRRIISGDKKNQYVVIDGFGTTDLGLTTINDWAIYDGVAPGAKLVARAKGMRMNAAGWCNLFIIVFELDRFKGSTLEVMGATTDEQGEWAIVGGTGDFTMARGVIQRKIHQKEADGDVLELTIDAFCRMKVSASTTSDTANQAQSKRAPAPHMFREIVAGEKVTNVAALEDQVSTGIFLTGKTKKYWVDERTRHNCFMLFPRGLAITWSEEPQYWTWQPLKEGSAAEAGIEMVALKNVCWLEVQGKLELPHLTPGVTYEVFFEVMLDDTAYGWSTPVNFRLKFPDGTIQQHKENLQEKPRGEWLQVKVGEVKPHNGQNGEAEISMIESDGGQWKRGLLIKGIKIIPKE; the protein is encoded by the exons atggCCAATTTCAAGATCACTAGTTACGCCGGCGTACTGGTGGAAAACAGTAAGCTTGACTTCCAAAGCTTGTATTTGCGCAGGATCATTTCTGGGGATAAGAAAAACCAGTATGTAGTGATAGATGGATTTGGTACTACTGACCTTGGTCTCACAACCATCAACGACTGGGCAATATATGATGGTGTGGCCCCTGGCGCAAAGCTAGTCGCTCGTGCAAAAGGCATGCGTATGAATGCTGCTGGCTGGTGCAATTTATTCATCATAGTGTTCGAGCTTGACAG GTTCAAAGGATCCACGCTTGAGGTAATGGGAGCAACTACTGATGAACAAGGGGAATGGGCTATTGTTGGTGGGACTGGTGACTTCACTATGGCGCGTGGTGTCATCCAGAGAAAAATACATCAAAAAGAAGCTGATGGAGATGTATTAGAGCTTACTATCGATGCATTCTGCCGCATGAAGGTGAGTGCTTCTACTACTTCCGACACCGCCAACCAGGCGCAGTCCAAGAGGGCGCCAGCTCCTCACATGTTCCGGGAGATTGTTGCCGGGGAGAAGGTCACCAATGTAGCTGCACTGGAAGATCAGGTTTCCACCGGGATCTTCTTGACTGGGAAAACAAAG AAGTACTGGGTGGATGAGAGGACTAGGCACAACTGCTTCATGCTGTTCCCCAGAGGCCTGGCCATCACTTGGAGCGAAGAACCCCAATACTGGACTTGGCAACCCCTGAAAGAAGGAAG TGCTGCCGAAGCTGGAATCGAGATGGTGGCGCTGAAGAACGTCTGCTGGTTGGAGGTCCAAGGGAAGCTGGAACTGCCCCATCTCACACCAGGAGTCACCTATGAGGTTTTCTTCGAGGTGATGCTCGACGATACGGCCTACGGGTGGTCGACGCCGGTGAACTTCCGGCTCAAGTTCCCCGACGGGACGATCCAGCAGCACAAGGAGAACCTGCAGGAGAAGCCCAGGGGGGAGTGGCTGCAGGTCAAGGTTGGGGAGGTTAAGCCACACAATGGGCAGAATGGAGAGGCAGAGATCTCCATGATTGAGTCTGATGGTGGGCAGTGGAAGAGGGGGCTCCTCATCAAGGGCATCAAGATCATCCCAAAAGAATGA
- the LOC109739980 gene encoding serine carboxypeptidase II-1, with protein MAVAVLLAAILALSPLPLSLASPSAAAAADRITRLPGQPPVNFSMYSGYVTVDAAAGRALFYWLVESAAAKPESAPLVLWLNGGPGCSSVGYGASEELGAFRINADGRTLSVNPYSWNKMANVLFLDAPAGVGYSYSNTSSDLLAPGDNKTAHDSYTFLVNWLERFPQYKYRDFYIAGESYGGHYVPQLSQLVYRNNKGVRKPILNFKGFMVGNAVIDDYHDFVGTFEYWWTHGLISDDTYQKLQLACEFDSSEHASEACNKIYDVAEAEEGLIDAYSIYTPTCKKTSLHRRRQIKGRRPWLPRGYDPCTEQYSTKYYNLPEVQKAFRANVTGIPYAWTSCSDVLFEYWKDSPRSMLPIYHELIAAGIRIWVFSGDADSVVPLTGTRYSIDALYLPTVTNWYPWYDEEEVAGWCQVYKGLTLVTIRGAGHEVPLHRPRQALKLFEHFLQDKPMPRPVPSIQSF; from the exons ATGGCGGTGGCCGTGCTGCTGGCCGCCATCCTGGCGCTGTCCCCGCTCCCCCTCTCCCTCGCGTCCCcctctgcggcggcggcggccgaccGCATCACGCGCCTGCCGGGCCAGCCGCCGGTCAACTTCTCCATGTACTCGGGCTACGTCACCGTCGACGCCGCCGCGGGCCGCGCCCTCTTCTACTGGCTGGTCGAGTCCGCCGCCGCGAAGCCCGAGTCCGCCCCGCTCGTGCTCTGGCTCAACGGCGGGCCCGGCTGCTCCTCCGTCGGCTACGGCGCCTCCGAGGAGCTCGGCGCCTTCCGGATCAACGCCGACGGCAGGACGCTCTCCGTCAACCCGTACTCCTGGAACAAAA TGGCGAACGTGCTGTTCCTGGACGCCCCCGCCGGCGTCGGGTACTCCTACTCCAACACCAGCTCCGATCTGCTCGCCCCCGGCGACAACAAGACAG CTCATGATTCGTACACTTTCCTGGTGAATTGGCTGGAGAGGTTTCCACAGTACAAGTACCGCGATTTCTACATCGCTGGAGAGAGCTATGGAG GGCACTATGTCCCTCAGTTGTCTCAACTGGTGTACAGAAACAACAAGGGAGTGAGGAAGCCCATCCTGAACTTCAAAGGCTTCATG GTCGGAAATGCGGTCATTGACGATTACCATGATTTCGTTGGAACGTTCGAGTACTGGTGGACGCATGGGCTGATCTCTGATGACACCTATCAGAAGCTGCAGTTGGCTTGTGAATTTGATTCATCTGAACACGCTTCCGAGGCATGCAACAAGATTTATGATGTTGCTGAAGCTGAGGAAGGCCTGATCGACGCATACAGCATCTACACACCTACCTGTAAGAAGACCTCGCTTCATAGGCGAAGGCAAATCAAGGGCCGCAGG CCCTGGTTGCCAAGAGGATATGATCCCTGCACTGAACAGTACTCCACGAAGTACTATAATCTACCAGAAGTGCAGAAAGCTTTTCGTGCGAATGTCACTGGAATACCGTATGCCTGGACTAGCTGCAG TGATGTCTTGTTTGAATATTGGAAAGATTCACCAAGGTCCATGCTTCCTATTTACCATGAGCTGATTGCAGCTGGCATAAGAATATGGGTCTTCAG TGGTGATGCCGATTCCGTAGTACCTCTCACTGGTACAAGATACTCCATTGATGCACTATATCTTCCGACCGTCACTAATTGGTATCCGTGGTATGATGAGGAAGAG GTTGCTGGTTGGTGCCAAGTGTACAAAGGCTTGACGTTGGTGACAATCCGAGGCGCAGGACATGAGGTTCCCCTCCATCGTCCACGGCAAGCCTTGAAGCTTTTTGAGCATTTCTTGCAAGATAAGCCCATGCCTCGGCCTGTACCTAGCATCCAGTCGTTTTAG